Proteins from one Aulosira sp. FACHB-615 genomic window:
- a CDS encoding amino acid ABC transporter permease, translating to MINSQLTWLRKNLFNTWYNSLLTVVCLVFIFWALHNVITWTTTQAQWAVIQVNLRLFLVGRFPQTLYWRAWIVLAIASVLFSITSGVVFNKQNFNKLGFAIFAFIYSGLLIFLPLDFTSRIWLLFIGALTLTSFWLSQKFYKTITPWLSPLWLLSFPLIIWLIGGGLGLQTVPTNLWNGLLLTVLMAVVSIILSFPLGVLLALGRTSNLPILRWFSILYIEIVRGLPLIGILFLAQVMLPLFLPTDWRLDRVIRGIAGLVLFSAAYMAENVRGGLQAIPRGQIEAAKALGLKTPLVILLIVLPQALRAVIPAIVGQFIGLFKDTSLLSLLGLVELTGISRSILAQPQFIGRYAEVYLFVGLIYWLFCYSMSLVSQQLERQFN from the coding sequence ATGATAAATTCTCAATTAACTTGGCTGCGGAAAAACTTGTTTAACACTTGGTACAACAGCTTACTAACTGTTGTCTGTTTAGTATTTATATTTTGGGCATTACATAACGTAATAACTTGGACAACCACTCAAGCACAATGGGCAGTGATTCAAGTTAACTTGCGCTTATTCTTAGTCGGGAGGTTTCCCCAAACCCTATATTGGCGTGCTTGGATTGTTTTGGCGATCGCGTCTGTTTTATTCTCTATAACTAGCGGTGTTGTATTTAATAAACAAAATTTTAATAAGCTGGGATTTGCTATTTTTGCTTTTATTTATAGTGGATTATTAATTTTTCTGCCTTTGGATTTCACCTCGCGTATATGGTTACTATTTATTGGGGCATTAACATTAACAAGCTTTTGGCTGAGTCAAAAATTTTATAAAACTATAACTCCTTGGCTGTCTCCACTCTGGCTATTATCATTTCCGCTAATTATTTGGCTAATTGGTGGGGGATTGGGTTTACAAACTGTTCCTACAAATTTATGGAATGGTTTACTACTCACTGTTTTAATGGCAGTCGTGAGTATTATACTTTCGTTTCCTTTAGGGGTTTTATTAGCTTTAGGACGTACTAGTAATTTGCCTATTTTACGTTGGTTTTCTATTCTATATATAGAGATTGTGCGAGGATTACCACTAATCGGTATTTTATTTCTCGCTCAAGTCATGTTACCTTTATTTTTACCAACAGATTGGCGGTTAGATAGAGTCATTAGAGGAATTGCCGGATTAGTTTTATTCAGTGCGGCTTACATGGCAGAAAACGTCCGTGGCGGACTGCAAGCAATTCCTCGTGGGCAAATTGAAGCCGCTAAAGCATTAGGATTAAAAACACCATTGGTAATTTTATTAATTGTCCTTCCCCAAGCTTTACGAGCAGTTATTCCGGCAATTGTTGGACAATTTATTGGCTTATTTAAAGATACTTCGCTCTTATCTTTACTAGGTTTAGTAGAACTAACAGGTATTTCCCGTTCCATCTTGGCACAGCCACAATTTATCGGGCGCTATGCAGAAGTTTATTTATTTGTTGGGTTAATTTACTGGCTATTTTGCTATTCAATGTCGTTAGTCTCCCAACAGTTAGAGAGACAGTTTAATTAA
- a CDS encoding amino acid ABC transporter ATP-binding protein codes for MIDKESIIIAENVHKWYGKFHVLQGVSLTVNRGEVLVLMGPSGSGKSTFIRTFNALEAYQQGKIIIDGIILSNDLRNIEAIRQEVGMVFQQFNLFPHLTVLQNITLAPIWVRRWSKAKAEELAMQLLERVGILEQARKYPGQLSGGQQQRVAIARALAMQPKIMLFDEPTSALDPEMVREVLDVMRTLARDGMTMVVVTHEVGFAREVADRVILMDSGSLVESATPDIFFTNPQEDRTRQFLSQIL; via the coding sequence ATGATAGATAAAGAATCAATTATTATTGCTGAGAATGTTCATAAATGGTATGGAAAATTTCATGTCCTCCAAGGTGTGAGTTTAACTGTTAACCGAGGAGAAGTATTAGTATTAATGGGGCCTTCTGGCTCAGGAAAATCAACTTTTATTCGCACATTCAATGCTTTAGAAGCATATCAACAAGGAAAAATTATTATTGATGGGATTATCCTGAGTAACGACTTGCGGAATATTGAAGCAATTCGGCAAGAAGTAGGAATGGTTTTTCAACAATTTAATTTGTTTCCCCACCTCACCGTATTGCAAAATATTACCTTAGCGCCAATTTGGGTACGTCGCTGGTCAAAAGCGAAAGCTGAAGAATTGGCAATGCAACTATTAGAAAGAGTAGGAATATTAGAACAAGCGCGGAAATATCCCGGACAGTTATCTGGTGGACAACAACAACGGGTGGCGATCGCGCGTGCATTAGCGATGCAGCCTAAAATTATGCTATTCGACGAACCCACCTCAGCTTTAGACCCAGAAATGGTACGCGAAGTATTAGATGTGATGCGTACTCTAGCCCGTGATGGTATGACGATGGTTGTAGTTACCCACGAAGTTGGATTCGCCCGTGAAGTTGCTGACCGAGTAATTCTCATGGATAGTGGTTCTCTTGTAGAGTCAGCAACACCCGATATCTTTTTTACCAACCCTCAAGAAGACAGAACTCGCCAATTTTTATCTCAAATTCTCTAG
- the dnaN gene encoding DNA polymerase III subunit beta, whose product MKLLCSQSDLSTNLSLVSRAVPSRPNHPVLANILLQADVETNQVSLTAFDLSLGIRTSFSAEVWQGGAIAIPAKLLLDITSRLPEGEITLDDEASEASTGEGLIVTLTPKSGYYQLRAMSAEDFPELPIIEDAEPINLTAAALIEGLRGSLFATSADETKQVLTGVHLSVKQDTLEFGATDGHRLAVVETTNERPLGGSGELEVTVPSKALRELERMLAHHAADDAIALYLDQGQVIFEWQHQRLTSRTLEGQYPAYRQLIPRQFERQVTVDRKQFLSTLERIAVLADQKNNIVKLTIDHAAQELTLSCEAQEMGSGRESIPAEISGEDIEIAFNVKYLMEGLKALPSSEIQMHINQNLTPVIFTPLGGLKMTYLAMPVQMRS is encoded by the coding sequence ATGAAATTACTTTGTTCTCAAAGCGACCTCAGCACTAACCTTTCCCTTGTGAGTCGTGCTGTACCTTCACGACCGAATCATCCTGTGTTGGCGAATATACTTTTACAAGCGGATGTAGAAACAAACCAAGTTAGTTTAACGGCTTTTGACTTGAGTTTGGGTATCCGTACGAGCTTTAGTGCGGAAGTTTGGCAAGGAGGTGCGATCGCCATACCTGCTAAACTTTTGCTAGATATTACCTCGCGTTTGCCAGAAGGGGAAATTACCTTAGATGATGAAGCTTCTGAAGCATCTACTGGTGAAGGTTTAATTGTCACCCTCACACCCAAAAGCGGCTATTATCAATTACGCGCCATGAGTGCGGAGGATTTTCCCGAACTCCCAATAATTGAAGATGCAGAACCAATTAATTTAACAGCCGCCGCCTTAATTGAAGGACTGCGGGGTTCATTATTTGCTACTAGTGCTGATGAAACCAAGCAAGTTCTCACAGGTGTACATTTAAGTGTGAAACAAGACACCCTAGAATTTGGTGCAACTGATGGACATCGCCTCGCAGTGGTAGAAACAACAAACGAGCGTCCTTTGGGTGGAAGTGGTGAATTAGAGGTGACAGTACCCAGCAAAGCCTTACGAGAACTAGAAAGGATGTTGGCGCATCATGCGGCGGATGATGCGATCGCCTTATACTTAGACCAAGGTCAAGTTATCTTTGAATGGCAACATCAACGCTTAACTAGCCGGACTTTAGAAGGGCAATATCCCGCATATCGCCAACTCATTCCCCGCCAATTTGAGCGCCAAGTTACAGTTGACCGCAAACAATTTTTAAGTACTTTAGAACGCATTGCTGTACTAGCAGATCAAAAGAATAATATAGTGAAACTCACCATTGATCATGCTGCCCAAGAATTAACCTTATCTTGTGAAGCTCAAGAAATGGGCAGTGGTCGAGAGTCCATCCCTGCGGAAATCTCTGGCGAAGATATCGAAATTGCTTTTAATGTGAAGTATTTAATGGAAGGTTTAAAAGCTTTGCCATCTTCAGAAATTCAAATGCACATTAATCAAAACCTCACGCCAGTCATTTTTACACCATTGGGAGGTTTGAAGATGACTTATTTAGCTATGCCGGTGCAGATGCGTAGTTAA
- a CDS encoding amino acid ABC transporter permease has translation MTNDKPPIWRDYRFWQITAQFVAVFLAAILVIILWSNLSRNLQQLGIKFGFDFLKQQASFDIGETPIAYKATDTYTRALWVGLINSLRVAIAGIFFTTIVGITAGITRLSDNWLVRNISLIYVEIFRNTPLLLQLLFWYFAVFLSFPKADNKISLWGFISLSQNGIELPWLSFSPEFSALLLGLIFYTGAFIAEIVRGGIQSVPKGQWEAARSLGFKPGLVMRLVVFPQALRVIIPPLTSQYLNLTKNSSLAIAIGYPDIYFVASTTFNQTGRAVEVMLLLMLTYLTLSLTISIMMNLLNRTVQIPER, from the coding sequence ATGACCAATGACAAACCCCCCATTTGGCGTGATTATCGTTTTTGGCAAATCACTGCACAATTTGTTGCTGTATTTTTAGCAGCCATTTTAGTAATCATACTTTGGAGCAATCTGAGCCGTAATTTACAACAATTAGGTATTAAATTCGGATTTGATTTTCTCAAGCAGCAAGCATCTTTTGATATTGGTGAAACGCCAATTGCTTACAAAGCCACTGATACATATACCCGTGCTTTGTGGGTGGGATTAATTAACTCATTGCGGGTGGCGATCGCAGGCATTTTTTTCACGACAATTGTCGGCATAACTGCTGGGATAACTCGGTTATCTGATAACTGGTTAGTACGAAATATCAGCTTAATTTATGTAGAAATTTTTCGGAATACACCTTTACTATTGCAATTACTATTTTGGTACTTTGCTGTTTTTTTGAGTTTTCCTAAAGCAGACAATAAAATTTCTCTTTGGGGTTTTATCAGTCTCAGTCAAAATGGCATTGAATTACCTTGGTTGAGTTTTTCCCCAGAGTTTTCGGCTTTACTGTTAGGATTAATTTTTTACACAGGTGCGTTTATTGCAGAAATTGTCCGGGGTGGAATTCAATCAGTACCTAAAGGACAATGGGAGGCGGCGCGATCGCTTGGTTTCAAGCCAGGATTAGTAATGCGCTTGGTGGTTTTTCCCCAAGCCTTGCGGGTAATCATTCCGCCATTAACAAGTCAGTATCTGAATTTGACGAAAAATTCTAGTTTAGCGATCGCTATTGGTTATCCCGATATTTATTTTGTCGCTTCTACCACCTTTAATCAAACCGGGAGAGCCGTAGAAGTAATGTTGCTACTTATGCTCACTTATCTTACCTTGAGCTTGACTATCTCCATCATGATGAATTTGCTCAATCGTACCGTACAAATTCCAGAAAGATGA
- a CDS encoding DUF4351 domain-containing protein, whose product MSKPADTGGKRLISLAPDAWVKWVTQRPEVIAKEILGSEFQWISRETDVLVKAYSEACGDFLVLTELQLRYTTKMPLRMRAYAALAEERYQLPTYPVLINILPPPTTITVVSSYEQEFFGLRAIQDYRVINLWEVDAEIVFQQPIPSLLPFVPILRGGGEASVVQRALQILRADDQFNQLESLLAFFASFVLETPLVQQIMRWDMTVLRESPWYEEILTEGKVLGLQQGLERGLEQGLEQGARRQLIRVLQRRFGEISPSVVASLESASVEQLENLMDAAITASSLAEFMTFLSDESDTAQ is encoded by the coding sequence GTGTCAAAACCAGCAGATACAGGTGGTAAGCGATTAATTAGTCTCGCTCCCGATGCTTGGGTAAAATGGGTAACGCAGCGCCCAGAAGTTATAGCAAAAGAAATTTTAGGTTCTGAGTTTCAGTGGATTAGCCGTGAAACAGATGTGCTTGTAAAAGCATATAGTGAGGCATGTGGCGATTTTTTGGTACTCACAGAATTGCAATTGCGCTACACAACCAAAATGCCTTTAAGGATGAGGGCTTATGCGGCTTTAGCAGAGGAACGTTACCAACTGCCTACTTATCCAGTGTTGATCAACATCTTGCCACCGCCAACGACAATAACAGTTGTCAGTAGTTACGAGCAAGAATTTTTTGGATTACGTGCTATCCAAGACTATCGCGTGATTAATTTGTGGGAAGTAGACGCTGAGATTGTGTTTCAGCAACCAATACCATCTTTATTACCATTCGTGCCAATATTGCGAGGCGGAGGAGAAGCATCTGTTGTACAACGCGCACTACAAATACTACGAGCAGATGACCAGTTCAACCAGTTAGAATCATTGCTGGCTTTTTTTGCTAGTTTTGTGTTAGAGACACCTTTAGTACAGCAAATTATGAGGTGGGATATGACAGTATTAAGAGAATCACCTTGGTATGAAGAAATTTTAACTGAAGGTAAAGTATTAGGTCTTCAGCAAGGTTTAGAGCGAGGTTTAGAACAAGGCTTAGAGCAAGGTGCGCGACGGCAATTAATACGGGTGTTGCAACGACGCTTTGGCGAAATTTCACCTTCAGTAGTCGCAAGTTTGGAAAGTGCGAGTGTAGAACAGTTAGAAAATCTCATGGATGCGGCTATTACTGCCAGTTCTTTGGCAGAATTTATGACTTTCTTATCTGATGAAAGTGATACCGCGCAATAA
- a CDS encoding DUF4365 domain-containing protein, with the protein MSLSTQKEDFSYAYVYAVTATAGYSLQAATRRLDDSGIDATITVPGKLNSKRLPRFDVQIKSTSQDILKETFIKYKLSTKNYDELREDDPFVPQLLIVVLVPEAVSDWLSQTEESLCLKRCGYWLSLRGQPPVDNKTSITVEIKRQNIFSPDALKTIMSRIAVGEFL; encoded by the coding sequence ATGAGCCTCAGTACCCAAAAAGAAGATTTTAGTTACGCTTATGTGTATGCTGTCACGGCAACTGCTGGCTACTCTCTACAAGCTGCTACACGTAGGTTAGATGATAGCGGCATCGACGCTACAATCACCGTACCAGGAAAACTCAACTCCAAGCGTTTGCCTCGATTTGACGTACAAATTAAATCTACATCCCAAGATATTCTCAAAGAAACATTTATTAAATACAAACTCAGCACTAAAAATTATGACGAACTCAGAGAAGATGATCCCTTTGTGCCACAACTATTAATAGTTGTCTTAGTACCAGAAGCGGTTAGTGACTGGTTATCGCAAACCGAAGAATCTCTTTGTCTCAAACGTTGCGGTTACTGGTTATCGTTGCGTGGACAACCACCAGTTGACAACAAAACTTCCATCACTGTGGAAATTAAGCGCCAAAATATATTTAGTCCCGACGCACTCAAAACCATCATGTCACGCATTGCCGTTGGAGAATTCCTATGA